Proteins co-encoded in one Ralstonia sp. RRA genomic window:
- a CDS encoding membrane protein translates to MTRPGSVSRTLKGIAIVLAMLMSATGMAAKPAAPPSFTFAIIGNVPERADEEGPARTLLDAIDAEHPAFVVHLGNLKGRDESCADTLLEARHDLLNSLSAPLIYIPGDHDWSDCQRPAAGRFDPIERLLRLRELFYPDDNTLGQRAMTIMRQSDQAKFRSYRENTRWETDGVLFVTLNVPGDNNNYKTAGGRNGEYEDRLEANRQWLARAFAVARQRKAPGVVIMMQADPLFEDGWERRRAPNLLDGLLRRRPHDGYLALKRQLRTLTRDYDGAVLLIHGASQTFLLDRPLKDEDGRPDPHVMRARMYGSPTLDQWLEVSVTPGRTPLFHVRGRRIASEPPPEATPTPAQSVPAQ, encoded by the coding sequence ATGACCCGGCCCGGCTCGGTTTCGCGCACGCTCAAAGGCATCGCCATCGTGTTGGCGATGCTGATGTCGGCTACCGGAATGGCAGCCAAGCCCGCCGCCCCGCCCAGTTTCACCTTCGCGATCATCGGCAACGTGCCCGAACGCGCCGACGAGGAAGGCCCGGCACGCACGCTGCTCGACGCCATCGACGCCGAACACCCGGCGTTTGTCGTCCACCTGGGCAACCTGAAAGGCCGCGATGAGTCCTGCGCCGACACCCTGCTCGAAGCACGCCACGATCTGCTCAACAGCCTGAGCGCACCGCTCATCTACATTCCGGGTGACCACGATTGGAGCGATTGCCAGCGCCCTGCTGCCGGCCGCTTTGACCCGATCGAACGCCTCCTGCGCCTGCGCGAGTTGTTCTACCCTGACGACAACACGCTCGGTCAGCGCGCCATGACGATCATGCGTCAGTCCGATCAGGCCAAGTTCCGCAGCTACCGCGAGAACACGCGCTGGGAAACCGATGGCGTGCTGTTCGTCACCCTCAACGTGCCCGGCGACAACAACAACTACAAGACCGCGGGCGGGCGCAACGGTGAATACGAAGACCGCCTCGAAGCCAACCGCCAGTGGCTGGCGCGCGCCTTTGCCGTTGCCCGCCAGCGCAAGGCACCCGGTGTGGTCATCATGATGCAGGCCGACCCGCTGTTTGAAGATGGTTGGGAACGGCGCCGCGCGCCAAACCTGCTCGACGGTCTGCTGCGCCGCCGCCCGCACGACGGCTATCTGGCACTCAAGCGCCAGTTGCGCACGCTCACACGCGACTACGACGGCGCCGTCCTGCTCATCCACGGCGCCAGCCAGACCTTCCTGCTCGATCGTCCGCTCAAGGATGAAGACGGCCGCCCGGACCCGCATGTCATGCGTGCCCGCATGTATGGCTCGCCCACACTCGATCAATGGCTGGAGGTGTCAGTCACGCCGGGCCGCACGCCACTCTTTCACGTGCGCGGTCGCCGCATCGCCAGCGAACCGCCGCCAGAAGCCACGCCCACACCGGCGCAGTCAGTACCCGCGCAATAA
- a CDS encoding peptidylprolyl isomerase, which translates to MKIAKNTVVSVAYKLSDAQGNVIEESDEPMVYLHGGYDGTFPKIEEALDGHEQGFETKLQLEPDDAFGEYDQELIKIEPRDRFPEPLEVGMQFEGVPEDGDEEDAVVYTVTDVAEDKVVLDGNHPLAGMALRFELKVTDVREATAEEIEHGHVHGETGLEVVDEDEDDDKPHTLH; encoded by the coding sequence TTGAAAATCGCGAAGAATACGGTGGTGTCGGTGGCTTACAAACTGTCCGACGCGCAGGGCAACGTCATCGAGGAATCCGATGAGCCGATGGTGTATTTGCACGGCGGCTATGATGGCACGTTCCCCAAGATCGAGGAAGCGCTGGACGGCCATGAGCAAGGCTTCGAGACGAAGCTGCAGCTGGAGCCGGACGACGCTTTCGGCGAGTACGATCAGGAGCTGATCAAGATCGAGCCGCGTGACCGCTTTCCGGAGCCGCTCGAAGTCGGCATGCAGTTCGAGGGTGTGCCTGAAGACGGCGACGAGGAAGACGCGGTTGTCTACACTGTCACGGACGTGGCGGAAGACAAGGTTGTGCTGGATGGCAACCACCCGCTGGCCGGCATGGCGCTGCGCTTCGAGCTGAAGGTGACGGACGTGCGTGAAGCTACTGCCGAAGAGATCGAGCACGGCCACGTGCACGGCGAAACCGGCCTCGAAGTGGTCGACGAGGATGAAGACGACGACAAGCCGCACACGCTGCACTGA
- a CDS encoding cupin domain-containing protein, which translates to MNEVPLYAADGGVQGSAQTALPAGRPAQLLGGLSPRDFMRTHWQKKPLLIRQALSPDEMRALHFPLSPERVLALAQRPDVESRLIAQSRGRWSFTQGPFDERPLPSRKTRNWSVLVQGANLVEPAVEALMQRFRFIPDARLDDVMISFATDGGGVGPHFDSYDVFLLQAHGKRRWRISAQDDLTLVPDLPLKILANFQPEEEFVLEPGDMLYLPPHYAHDGVAEGDCMTYSIGFRSPSYRELAGHFLGFLSQTLEDDPNFEGRYTDPEQKPTERPGELPAAMVKALAQKLNALRWTPELVGEFLGAYLTEPKDHIDFITQPRLPLARFTARARKEGVVLDARTQALYSGQHFWINGDTFEPPGTLLAWLSALSDRRSASGESVDAVADLPDLMDTLHAWYEEGWLRLAGPGTR; encoded by the coding sequence ATGAACGAAGTCCCATTATACGCTGCCGATGGCGGCGTCCAAGGCAGCGCACAAACTGCCCTTCCGGCGGGGCGTCCGGCACAGTTGCTGGGCGGCCTGTCCCCGCGCGATTTCATGCGCACGCATTGGCAAAAGAAGCCTCTGCTGATCCGCCAGGCGCTCTCCCCTGATGAGATGCGTGCGCTGCACTTTCCATTGTCGCCCGAACGGGTGCTGGCGCTGGCGCAACGTCCGGACGTCGAATCCCGGCTGATCGCCCAATCGCGCGGGCGCTGGTCGTTCACGCAAGGCCCGTTTGACGAGCGGCCCCTGCCCTCACGCAAGACGCGCAACTGGTCCGTGCTTGTGCAGGGCGCGAACCTCGTGGAACCGGCGGTTGAAGCGCTGATGCAGCGTTTCCGCTTCATTCCCGACGCGCGGCTCGACGACGTGATGATCAGCTTCGCCACCGACGGCGGCGGTGTCGGCCCGCATTTCGATTCGTACGACGTGTTCCTGCTGCAAGCCCACGGCAAACGCCGTTGGCGTATTTCCGCACAGGACGATCTCACGCTCGTGCCGGACCTGCCGCTCAAGATTCTCGCCAACTTCCAGCCCGAAGAAGAGTTTGTGCTCGAGCCCGGCGACATGCTGTACCTGCCCCCGCACTACGCGCACGACGGCGTGGCCGAGGGCGACTGCATGACGTATTCGATCGGTTTCCGCTCGCCGTCATACCGCGAACTGGCTGGCCACTTCCTCGGCTTCCTCTCTCAAACGCTGGAAGACGATCCCAACTTTGAAGGCCGCTACACCGACCCCGAGCAGAAACCCACCGAGCGCCCCGGCGAACTGCCTGCCGCCATGGTCAAGGCACTCGCGCAGAAGCTCAACGCGCTGCGCTGGACACCCGAGCTCGTCGGCGAATTCCTCGGCGCCTACCTGACCGAGCCGAAGGACCACATCGACTTCATCACCCAGCCGCGCCTGCCGCTCGCGCGCTTCACAGCCCGAGCACGCAAGGAAGGCGTTGTGCTGGATGCGCGGACGCAGGCGCTCTACAGCGGCCAGCACTTCTGGATCAACGGCGACACGTTCGAGCCGCCGGGTACGCTGCTTGCGTGGCTGTCCGCATTGTCTGACCGACGCAGCGCCAGCGGAGAATCCGTCGATGCAGTCGCCGATCTGCCGGACTTAATGGATACGCTGCATGCCTGGTACGAAGAAGGTTGGCTGCGGCTGGCAGGACCTGGGACGCGCTGA